Proteins encoded in a region of the Anoxybacillus amylolyticus genome:
- the tnpC gene encoding IS66 family transposase, translating to MANVVFDFQQAVFTLESMVAKIERQAQTIEKLIKENEQLRQENQQLRQENQKLKARIAELEARTKKNSTNSHLPPSSDRFVAKSPSRQPSEKQPGGQLGHRGTTLRQVPNPDHRVLHRVTKCKGCGHSLEHVAPLQVDIRQVFDLPVVRMEVTQHEREVKGCPKCHLVQQAEFPFYVTNHVQYGPAITSLVLYWNHAQLIPCERVTEMVKALVDHSISAGTVVNMTRRWLPVFKAALEEIEAALLASKTLHVDETSLRVNRKNQWVHVASTAKVTRYGLHRSRGKQATDDIGILPRYKGTMVHDAYSVYPMYTEASHALCHAHHLRELRAYTELYGHSWSKEMSEALLKMKQAVENAGGALPEEEVRYWEAVYDELLANGRRELEERCRQGKHEGVRNAQNFIQRLEKRKQEALLFLRKKEVPFDNNQAERDLRMVKVKQKISGTFRQEDDAEAFCVIRSVISTLQKHEKPAWESLQRLLSGESLQTILHSS from the coding sequence ATGGCAAACGTTGTTTTTGATTTCCAACAAGCGGTCTTCACACTCGAAAGCATGGTCGCAAAAATTGAGCGCCAAGCACAAACCATCGAAAAACTCATCAAAGAAAACGAACAATTAAGACAAGAAAACCAGCAACTTCGTCAAGAAAATCAAAAATTGAAAGCACGTATTGCAGAATTAGAAGCCCGCACGAAAAAAAACAGTACCAATAGCCATTTGCCGCCGTCTTCTGACCGGTTTGTGGCGAAATCTCCTTCTCGCCAACCGTCGGAGAAACAGCCGGGAGGGCAACTAGGGCATCGAGGAACGACGCTCCGCCAAGTACCGAATCCTGACCATCGAGTCCTTCACCGCGTGACCAAATGCAAAGGATGTGGTCACTCTTTAGAACATGTTGCTCCGCTTCAAGTAGACATTCGCCAAGTGTTCGACCTCCCAGTGGTTCGAATGGAAGTGACTCAACACGAACGGGAAGTGAAGGGGTGTCCGAAATGTCATCTCGTCCAGCAGGCAGAGTTCCCTTTTTATGTCACGAATCATGTCCAGTACGGACCAGCCATCACTTCCCTTGTTTTATACTGGAATCATGCGCAGTTGATCCCGTGCGAGCGTGTCACGGAGATGGTCAAAGCGCTAGTGGACCATTCGATCAGTGCAGGCACAGTCGTGAACATGACGAGACGATGGCTCCCTGTGTTCAAAGCAGCGCTCGAAGAGATCGAAGCGGCGTTGCTAGCTTCCAAGACGTTGCACGTCGATGAAACGAGCCTGCGTGTGAACAGAAAGAACCAATGGGTGCATGTGGCTTCCACTGCCAAGGTCACCCGATACGGGCTTCATCGTTCCCGTGGAAAGCAAGCGACGGACGACATCGGGATCTTGCCACGGTACAAAGGAACGATGGTACACGATGCGTATTCGGTGTACCCGATGTACACAGAGGCGAGCCATGCCCTTTGCCACGCCCATCATCTCCGGGAGCTTCGGGCATATACAGAACTTTACGGCCATTCATGGTCGAAAGAGATGAGCGAAGCGCTGTTGAAGATGAAACAGGCGGTGGAGAACGCGGGCGGAGCTCTACCGGAGGAGGAAGTCCGGTATTGGGAAGCCGTGTACGACGAGCTTCTAGCGAATGGTCGCCGAGAACTCGAGGAGCGTTGCCGACAAGGCAAGCATGAAGGCGTCCGCAACGCGCAGAATTTCATCCAGCGTCTAGAAAAGCGCAAGCAAGAAGCGCTTCTCTTCCTGCGAAAGAAAGAAGTGCCGTTTGACAACAACCAAGCCGAGCGTGATTTGCGGATGGTGAAAGTCAAACAAAAAATTTCCGGAACGTTTCGTCAGGAAGACGATGCCGAGGCTTTCTGTGTCATTCGCAGCGTCATTTCTACCCTGCAAAAACATGAGAAACCGGCTTGGGAATCGTTGCAAAGACTTCTAAGTGGGGAGTCTCTTCAAACGATTCTCCATTCCTCCTAG
- a CDS encoding polymorphic toxin type 15 domain-containing protein, producing MSFWSSLSKLGHFVEKKVEQTVKHVANDVKKVEKTIQQTVQQVEKKVEPVVKQVVKDTVHISQKAKEAFHQAEKKAEQVGKHVAHDVKQVEKAIQKVEKKVEHAAKQAVKDTVHISQKAREAFHEAEKKTEQAIKHVAHNVKQAVSEAIHPIEHKIKQEIKDTEKTIERSAHQLEKKAEHVAKQAVHGIINTGQKIEQTARQVAKNAEKSWHGLTKHPMESTVEFVRGAGDAALQDVTYNMAHRPYNSPHPVAYELGKMAGHAVSTVAGAIETAGFTALEAGGIVLSSTGVGAAVGAPATAIAAMGATHGATLAATGGSNFVQSAKELYQRISREEGVSGRVVKRTPEATQGTGKGKGVSDIPRISEIEISFKRNPKHDAAEFDRQLKAQEEGINSLTVDEFIKNRDRYSKDGRALEGNAAQKLARQEALKEKVSELRKQGLSREEAKKQAQEWLKGQAALHNPDQIAGGTPRHIGGMGDKKINSSIGSQWKSRIKDLDRKIRDTAETMTQEGIHSAQY from the coding sequence ATGTCTTTTTGGAGTTCATTAAGCAAATTAGGACATTTTGTCGAGAAAAAGGTAGAGCAGACGGTCAAACATGTTGCCAATGACGTCAAGAAAGTAGAGAAGACCATTCAACAAACCGTTCAGCAAGTAGAAAAGAAAGTCGAGCCAGTGGTGAAACAGGTCGTAAAGGATACGGTGCACATTAGCCAAAAGGCAAAGGAAGCTTTTCATCAAGCGGAAAAGAAAGCGGAACAAGTGGGAAAGCACGTCGCACATGATGTGAAACAAGTGGAGAAAGCGATTCAAAAAGTCGAAAAGAAAGTGGAACATGCCGCGAAACAAGCAGTGAAAGACACGGTACATATTAGTCAGAAGGCACGAGAAGCGTTCCATGAGGCGGAAAAGAAGACAGAGCAAGCTATAAAGCACGTCGCACATAATGTGAAACAAGCGGTATCCGAAGCGATCCATCCGATTGAACATAAGATAAAGCAAGAAATCAAAGATACGGAGAAAACGATCGAACGCAGTGCACATCAACTAGAAAAGAAAGCAGAGCATGTCGCCAAACAGGCGGTTCATGGTATAATCAATACAGGACAAAAAATCGAACAAACCGCTCGACAAGTAGCGAAGAACGCAGAAAAATCATGGCACGGATTGACGAAACACCCAATGGAAAGCACAGTGGAGTTTGTGAGAGGAGCGGGAGATGCGGCTTTACAGGATGTGACATACAATATGGCACACCGCCCTTATAACAGCCCGCACCCTGTCGCCTATGAATTGGGGAAAATGGCGGGACACGCTGTATCGACTGTAGCCGGGGCAATCGAAACAGCCGGGTTCACCGCTTTAGAAGCAGGCGGCATCGTCCTTAGCAGCACGGGAGTAGGAGCGGCTGTCGGAGCTCCAGCCACTGCCATCGCTGCTATGGGAGCCACTCATGGAGCCACTTTAGCGGCAACGGGAGGTTCCAACTTTGTCCAAAGCGCTAAAGAACTGTACCAGCGAATAAGTCGGGAAGAAGGTGTTTCGGGAAGAGTTGTTAAGAGGACGCCTGAAGCTACTCAGGGGACGGGTAAAGGTAAGGGAGTTAGTGACATCCCGAGAATTTCTGAAATTGAGATCAGCTTTAAAAGGAACCCGAAACACGATGCAGCAGAATTTGATAGGCAATTAAAAGCTCAAGAAGAAGGAATCAATTCTTTGACAGTTGATGAGTTTATAAAAAATCGAGATAGATATTCGAAAGATGGTAGGGCATTAGAAGGAAACGCAGCGCAGAAACTGGCTAGACAAGAGGCATTAAAAGAAAAAGTTTCGGAACTACGTAAGCAAGGATTATCTCGAGAAGAAGCGAAAAAACAAGCACAAGAATGGTTAAAAGGTCAAGCGGCGCTGCACAATCCAGATCAAATTGCAGGTGGAACCCCCCGTCATATTGGTGGAATGGGAGATAAGAAAATAAACTCATCAATTGGTTCTCAATGGAAATCTAGGATTAAAGATTTAGATAGAAAAATTAGAGATACTGCGGAAACAATGACTCAAGAAGGTATCCATTCAGCCCAATACTAG
- the tnpC gene encoding IS66 family transposase: protein MLEKQNAELQAKLKKQQELEAKVKWYEEQLRLLQHKRFGVSSEKIHPGQLELFNEVENESNLELPEPTLESIRYQRRRKTRGHREAMLENLPVETVEYRLSDEEQVCSCCGGTLHEMSTEVRQELVYIPAELKVVKHVQYVYSCRHCEHHEIETPIQTAPRPKSVIPGSLASPSILAHIMTQKYVEGLPLYRQEKQFQRMGMPLSRQTFANWMVKGAERWLSVLYHRMHEHLLELDIIHADETTLQVLQEPGRPATSTSYLWQYQTGIEGPPIILYDYQETRAGENPKNFLNGFQGYLQVDGYAGYHQVPNVTLVGCWAHARRGFTDALKSMPANSVAPVTATEGLNFCNQLFAVERKLKKLDPKDRYEERLKQSKPILDAFLSWLQKQKQHVLPKSALGKAVAYCLNQWDKLVAFLEDGRLEIDNNRSERSIKSVVIGRKNWLFANTPQGARASAIIYSIVETAKANQLHPYYYLRYLFEKLPNMDLSDKNALDQMLPWSTTLPVSCIAFQQLTK from the coding sequence ATGCTAGAAAAGCAAAATGCAGAATTACAGGCGAAACTAAAAAAGCAACAGGAGTTGGAAGCGAAAGTAAAATGGTATGAAGAACAGCTTCGCCTTCTGCAGCACAAACGCTTTGGCGTTTCAAGTGAAAAAATCCATCCTGGTCAATTGGAACTATTCAACGAGGTAGAAAACGAATCGAACCTTGAGTTGCCGGAACCTACGTTGGAGTCCATTCGTTATCAGCGCCGTCGGAAAACACGCGGTCACCGCGAAGCGATGCTGGAAAACCTGCCGGTCGAAACGGTCGAATACCGTTTATCCGATGAAGAGCAGGTCTGTTCGTGTTGCGGTGGAACGCTACATGAAATGAGTACGGAAGTACGCCAAGAACTTGTCTATATTCCTGCGGAATTAAAAGTAGTGAAACACGTGCAATATGTCTATTCTTGTCGCCATTGTGAGCACCATGAGATCGAAACACCTATTCAAACAGCGCCTAGACCGAAATCCGTCATTCCGGGCAGTCTTGCCTCTCCTTCTATTTTGGCACATATTATGACGCAAAAATATGTAGAGGGACTCCCGTTATATCGCCAAGAAAAACAGTTTCAACGAATGGGCATGCCTCTTTCTCGACAAACCTTTGCCAATTGGATGGTAAAAGGAGCGGAACGATGGCTGAGTGTGCTGTATCATCGGATGCACGAACATCTTCTGGAGCTGGATATTATTCATGCCGATGAAACCACCCTTCAGGTTCTTCAGGAACCTGGAAGACCGGCTACTTCTACCTCCTATTTATGGCAGTATCAGACAGGAATAGAAGGGCCGCCTATCATCCTTTATGATTATCAGGAAACGAGAGCAGGGGAAAACCCAAAGAATTTCCTGAACGGTTTTCAAGGCTATTTGCAGGTGGATGGATACGCAGGATACCATCAAGTGCCAAACGTAACCTTGGTTGGTTGTTGGGCTCATGCGCGTAGAGGATTTACAGACGCCCTAAAATCCATGCCTGCCAATAGCGTGGCACCAGTGACCGCAACGGAAGGTCTGAATTTCTGTAATCAGCTGTTTGCGGTGGAACGTAAATTAAAAAAATTAGATCCTAAAGATCGGTATGAAGAACGTCTAAAGCAAAGCAAGCCTATCTTAGACGCTTTTTTGTCATGGCTGCAAAAGCAAAAACAGCACGTGTTGCCAAAGAGCGCATTAGGAAAAGCCGTTGCGTATTGTCTGAACCAATGGGATAAATTAGTGGCCTTTTTAGAGGATGGGCGACTGGAGATCGATAATAATCGCAGCGAACGCTCGATCAAATCGGTGGTCATCGGAAGGAAAAATTGGCTTTTCGCTAATACACCACAAGGTGCACGGGCAAGTGCCATCATCTACAGCATAGTGGAGACAGCGAAAGCGAATCAATTACATCCATATTATTACCTTCGCTATCTTTTTGAGAAGCTTCCCAATATGGATTTGTCAGACAAGAACGCATTGGATCAAATGCTTCCTTGGTCAACCACACTCCCTGTTTCATGTATTGCTTTTCAGCAGCTAACTAAATAA
- the tnpB gene encoding IS66 family insertion sequence element accessory protein TnpB (TnpB, as the term is used for proteins encoded by IS66 family insertion elements, is considered an accessory protein, since TnpC, encoded by a neighboring gene, is a DDE family transposase.) has product MLNAATVTHVYLARGSTDLRKSIDGLAAIVQEAFQLDPFSSTLFVFCNRGRDKLKILHWDHNGFWLYYRRLERGTFDWPSEHSSEPLQISPRQLRWLLDGLSLNQKQAHSAVTAKKVI; this is encoded by the coding sequence ATGTTAAATGCGGCCACGGTGACCCATGTGTACCTCGCCCGAGGGAGTACAGATTTGCGAAAATCCATCGACGGGTTGGCAGCCATCGTCCAAGAAGCATTCCAGCTTGATCCCTTTTCTTCTACCCTTTTTGTGTTCTGCAATCGTGGACGGGATAAATTGAAAATTCTTCATTGGGATCATAACGGATTTTGGCTATATTATCGCCGACTGGAACGTGGAACGTTTGATTGGCCTTCGGAGCACAGCTCGGAACCTTTACAAATTAGTCCACGCCAATTACGCTGGCTGCTCGATGGACTATCATTGAACCAGAAACAAGCCCATTCGGCAGTAACCGCAAAGAAAGTTATTTAA
- the tnpA gene encoding IS66 family insertion sequence element accessory protein TnpA: MADYRASGLTQAKWCERNRLKVHQLKYWLKRLEGSNATPNPSTKWASVVMADPSIHEEDSIQVKIGECSIEVKQGFNPSLFADVVKVLKTLC, from the coding sequence ATTGCTGATTACAGGGCGAGTGGTCTCACCCAAGCAAAATGGTGTGAAAGGAATAGGTTAAAGGTTCACCAGCTGAAGTACTGGCTCAAACGGCTCGAAGGTTCCAACGCTACACCAAATCCCTCTACAAAATGGGCATCCGTTGTGATGGCAGATCCATCGATCCATGAAGAGGATTCCATCCAAGTAAAAATCGGCGAATGTTCGATCGAGGTGAAGCAAGGGTTTAACCCTTCGCTTTTTGCCGATGTGGTGAAGGTGTTGAAAACGTTATGTTAA
- a CDS encoding IS4 family transposase — translation MENQMQAWIKTIRQLFSPETLTHLAQETGFIQRKRALTAEAFLTLCAWGDGSLAQQSLQRLCTSLTLRHDCSLSSEGLNQRFTERAVAFLREVFFLLLQRQRPLLWSTIQTYRTCFTRLRILDSTSFLVPADYGEDYRGSVSSGAKIQFEYDLLSGACLQLCVQSANDSDARFAYHAQHTILPNDLCIRDLGFFSVAALAEIDAHGAYYITRLRSDMKVYIKENSRWKEWDWESLGNQLEEGESVEMEHVYIGHERLYIPRLIFRRLTEEEWQKRMAYVRKKEKRKGKALARQTLEQKKYHILLTNLPQESFDGQQVYELYSLRWQIELLFKEWKSVFDLAKVKKMKKERFECHIYGTLIAILVTQTFLFQARTYWQQKEGIQISERKALDVLQSYWQQLLLRLSKEEISLSSLLLLLRKHGRKDRRKGKETALDLLMKLDIY, via the coding sequence ATGGAAAATCAAATGCAAGCATGGATAAAAACCATCCGTCAACTTTTCTCGCCTGAGACATTGACTCATCTTGCTCAAGAAACGGGATTTATTCAGCGAAAACGAGCATTAACGGCAGAAGCATTTTTGACTCTTTGTGCATGGGGAGATGGCTCACTGGCTCAACAATCGCTCCAACGGTTATGTACGTCTCTCACACTCCGCCATGACTGTTCCCTGTCCAGTGAAGGATTGAATCAGCGGTTTACCGAGAGAGCCGTGGCGTTTTTGCGAGAAGTGTTTTTCCTTCTCCTCCAGCGACAACGCCCATTGCTTTGGTCCACCATCCAAACCTACCGGACGTGTTTTACTCGCTTGCGGATTTTGGACTCGACCAGTTTTTTGGTTCCTGCCGACTATGGGGAGGACTACCGAGGTTCCGTCTCATCAGGAGCAAAAATTCAGTTTGAATATGACTTGTTGTCTGGTGCCTGTCTTCAACTATGTGTTCAATCGGCTAATGACTCGGACGCCCGTTTTGCCTATCATGCCCAGCACACGATTTTGCCGAATGACCTATGTATTCGGGATTTAGGCTTTTTCTCCGTTGCCGCACTGGCCGAGATCGACGCCCACGGAGCGTATTATATTACTCGGCTCCGTTCCGATATGAAAGTGTATATCAAAGAGAATAGCCGGTGGAAGGAATGGGATTGGGAATCTCTTGGGAATCAATTAGAGGAAGGGGAATCCGTAGAAATGGAACATGTATACATCGGGCATGAGCGTTTGTATATCCCGCGCTTGATTTTTCGACGTCTGACGGAAGAAGAATGGCAAAAACGGATGGCGTATGTGCGAAAAAAGGAAAAAAGAAAAGGGAAGGCGCTGGCACGCCAAACCCTCGAACAAAAGAAATACCACATCTTACTGACTAATTTACCACAAGAGTCGTTTGATGGGCAACAGGTTTATGAGCTTTATTCCTTGCGGTGGCAAATTGAACTGTTGTTTAAAGAGTGGAAGTCCGTCTTTGATCTGGCGAAAGTCAAAAAGATGAAGAAAGAACGGTTCGAATGCCATATATATGGGACGTTGATTGCCATTTTGGTCACCCAGACCTTTCTGTTTCAAGCTCGAACGTATTGGCAACAAAAAGAAGGGATTCAAATCAGTGAACGGAAAGCACTAGATGTTCTCCAATCCTATTGGCAACAACTGCTTTTGCGCCTATCGAAGGAGGAAATCAGCCTTTCTTCTCTCCTCCTTCTATTGAGAAAACATGGAAGAAAGGATCGAAGGAAAGGGAAAGAAACGGCATTGGATCTCTTGATGAAATTGGATATTTATTAA
- the ltrA gene encoding group II intron reverse transcriptase/maturase produces the protein MLMERILSRGNLLTALKRVEQNKGSHGIDGMSVKDLRRHLYENWDSLREELRTGTYQPAPVRRVEIPKPNGGVRMLGIPTVTDRFIQQAIAQVLTPIFDPTFSENSYGFRPNRRAHDAVRKAKEYIKEGYRWVVDIDLEKFFDKVNHDQLMGILAKRIEDRILLKLIRKYLQSGVMINGVVQITEEGTPQGGPLSPLLSNILLDQLDKELEARGHQFVRYADDCNIYVKSWKAGQRVMKSVSTFLEQHLKLKVNREKSAVDRPWKRKFLGFSFTFHKDPKVRIAKESMERLKRKIREITSRSKPYPMEVRVERLNQYLTGWCGYFALADTPSKFKEIDEWIRRRLRMCEWKQWKKPKTRVRKLIGLGIPEYKAYEWGNTRKKYWRIAHSPILHKTLDNSYWSQRGLKSLYNRYEFLRQS, from the coding sequence ATGTTAATGGAACGAATCTTGTCACGTGGAAATCTTCTAACGGCGCTCAAACGAGTGGAACAAAATAAAGGAAGTCACGGCATCGATGGAATGTCCGTAAAAGACCTACGAAGACATCTCTATGAAAACTGGGACTCCCTCCGGGAAGAGTTAAGAACAGGAACCTACCAACCTGCACCCGTACGTCGTGTCGAAATCCCGAAACCAAATGGCGGAGTGAGGATGTTAGGAATACCTACCGTGACAGATCGTTTCATTCAACAAGCAATCGCTCAAGTGTTAACCCCAATCTTTGACCCAACCTTTTCGGAAAATAGTTATGGGTTTCGTCCGAATCGGAGGGCTCATGATGCGGTAAGGAAGGCGAAAGAATATATCAAAGAGGGTTACCGCTGGGTGGTCGATATAGACTTAGAGAAATTCTTTGATAAAGTCAATCACGACCAATTGATGGGGATACTCGCCAAGCGAATCGAAGACCGCATCCTACTGAAGTTGATACGAAAATATCTTCAATCAGGAGTCATGATAAATGGGGTTGTCCAAATAACGGAAGAAGGAACACCGCAGGGAGGACCGCTTAGTCCACTTCTATCCAACATTCTCCTAGACCAATTGGACAAAGAGTTGGAAGCAAGGGGGCACCAATTTGTCCGATATGCGGATGACTGCAACATCTATGTGAAGTCATGGAAAGCAGGACAGCGTGTGATGAAATCGGTATCGACCTTCCTCGAACAGCACCTAAAATTGAAGGTAAACAGAGAGAAATCAGCAGTAGACCGTCCGTGGAAACGGAAGTTTCTAGGGTTCAGTTTCACCTTTCACAAAGATCCAAAGGTGCGAATAGCCAAAGAAAGCATGGAACGGCTGAAAAGAAAAATACGAGAAATAACTTCTCGGTCGAAGCCTTATCCGATGGAAGTAAGGGTGGAAAGACTGAACCAATACCTCACAGGATGGTGCGGATACTTCGCGCTAGCAGATACCCCGAGCAAATTCAAAGAAATAGACGAGTGGATAAGAAGAAGGCTGAGAATGTGTGAATGGAAACAATGGAAGAAACCTAAAACAAGAGTTAGAAAGCTGATTGGATTAGGGATTCCAGAATACAAAGCATACGAATGGGGAAACACCAGAAAGAAATACTGGCGAATCGCCCACAGCCCAATTCTACACAAAACCCTCGACAACTCCTATTGGAGCCAACGAGGGCTGAAAAGTCTGTATAATCGCTACGAATTTCTGCGTCAATCTTAG
- the yihA gene encoding ribosome biogenesis GTP-binding protein YihA/YsxC, which yields MKITAAEITISAVKPEQYPEGDRPEFALAGRSNVGKSSFINKMVNRKNLARTSSKPGKTQTLNFYLINESFYFVDVPGYGFAKVSKQERQAWGKMMETYFTTREQLKAAVLVVDLRHPPTKDDCMMYEFFKHYSIPTIVVATKADKVPRGKWQKHQKIVRETLNMTPEDELILFSAETGQGKDEAWNVLQRMM from the coding sequence ATGAAAATTACCGCAGCAGAAATTACGATAAGTGCCGTAAAACCGGAGCAATATCCAGAAGGCGATCGACCGGAGTTTGCGCTCGCTGGGCGGTCGAACGTCGGCAAATCATCGTTTATCAATAAAATGGTGAATCGGAAAAACTTAGCACGTACATCATCCAAACCAGGAAAAACGCAAACATTAAATTTTTATCTCATTAATGAATCATTTTATTTTGTCGACGTCCCAGGCTATGGATTCGCCAAAGTGTCCAAACAAGAGCGGCAAGCGTGGGGAAAAATGATGGAAACGTATTTCACGACGAGGGAGCAGCTAAAAGCAGCGGTACTCGTGGTCGATTTGCGTCATCCGCCGACGAAAGACGATTGTATGATGTACGAATTTTTCAAGCATTACAGCATCCCGACGATTGTCGTGGCAACAAAAGCAGATAAAGTGCCGAGAGGAAAATGGCAAAAACATCAAAAAATTGTGCGGGAAACGTTAAACATGACACCGGAAGACGAACTCATTCTTTTTTCCGCCGAAACAGGACAAGGAAAAGACGAAGCGTGGAACGTATTGCAACGGATGATGTAA